The Nicotiana tabacum cultivar K326 chromosome 14, ASM71507v2, whole genome shotgun sequence genome contains a region encoding:
- the LOC107798882 gene encoding calcium-dependent protein kinase 21-like, with amino-acid sequence MGGCFSKKYTREGAKGGYRATRRNVNQEYKKTPQPQPERPYQPQPQPQPQPQAHTVTAQPAQTQDQMQGPHLNNILGKPFEDIRKHYTLGKELGRGQFGVTYHCTENSTGNPYACKSILKRKLVSKNDREDMKREIQIMQHLSGQPNIVEFKGAYEDRHSVHLVMELCAGGELFDRIIARGYYSEKDAAEIIRQIVNVVNICHFMGVMHRDLKPENFLLTSKDENAMLKATDFGLSVFIEEGKVYRDIVGSAYYVAPEVLRRSYGKEADVWSAGVILYILLSGVPPFWAETEKGIFNAILKGEIDFESDPWPSISNSAKDLIRKMLTQEPKKRITSAQVLEHPWLRMGEASDKPIDSAVLSRMKQFRAMNKLKKLALKVIAENLSEEEIKGLKAMFANIDTDNSGTITYEELKSGLARLGSKLTETEVKQLMEAADVDGNGTIDYIEFITATMHRHRLERDEHLFKAFQYFDKDHSGFITRDELESAMKEYGMGDEATIKEIIAEVDTDNDGRINYEEFCAMMRSGTQPQPKLF; translated from the exons ATGGGTGGTTGTTTTAGCAAGAAGTATACACGAGAAGGTGCTAAGGGGGGTTATAGGGCAACAAGAAGAAATGTTAATCAAGAATATAAAAAAACACCACAACCTCAACCAGAAAGGCCATATCAGCCACAGCCACAACCTCAGCCTCAGCCACAAGCACACACTGTTACCGCGCAGCCGGCACAAACCCAAGACCAAATGCAAGGACCCCATTTGAATAACATATTAGGAAAGCCTTTTGAAGATATTCGGAAGCACTATACACTTGGTAAAGAATTGGGTAGGGGTCAGTTTGGAGTGACATATCATTGTACTGAGAATTCGACGGGGAACCCTTATGCTTGTAAGTCTATATTGAAAAGGAAGCTTGTGAGTAAGAATGATAGGGAGGATATGAAGAGGGAAATTCAAATTATGCAGCATTTAAGTGGCCAGCCGAACATCGTGGAATTTAAAGGCGCATATGAGGATAGGCATTCGGTGCACCTCGTGATGGAACTTTGTGCTGGAGGAGAGTTGTTTGATAGGATTATTGCTCGGGGATATTATTCGGAGAAGGATGCTGCTGAGATTATTAGACAGATTGTAAATGTTGTTAACATTTGCCATTTCATGGGTGTTATGCATAGGGATCTTAAGCCAGAGAATTTCTTACTGACTAGTAAGGATGAAAATGCAATGCTCAAGGCAACCGATTTTGGACTTTCTGTCTTCATTGAAGAAG GGAAGGTGTACCGTGATATAGTTGGTAGTGCATATTATGTTGCCCCTGAAGTATTGCGGCGTAGTTATGGGAAGGAAGCAGATGTATGGAGTGCAGGtgttattttgtatattctactcagTGGTGTGCCTCCATTTTGGGCTG AAACTGAAAAGGGAATATTTAATGCCATACTAAAAGGAGAAATTGACTTTGAAAGTGATCCATGGCCATCCATATCAAATAGTGCCAAGGACCTTATAAGAAAAATGCTGACGCAGGAGCCAAAGAAGAGAATTACTTCAGCACAAGTTCTTg AACATCCATGGCTTCGAATGGGAGAAGCATCAGACAAGCCAATAGACAGTGCAGTGCTGTCCAGAATGAAGCAGTTTAGGGCAATGAACAAGCTCAAGAAACTTGCATTGAAG GTCATTGCGGAAAATTTATCTGAAGAAGAAATCAAGGGTTTGAAAGCTATGTTTGCAAACATTGATACAGACAATAGTGGCACAATCACTTATGAAGAATTGAAGTCAGGATTGGCTCGGCTTGGATCAAAGCTAACGGAGACCGAAGTCAAGCAACTCATGGAAGCT GCTGATGTGGATGGAAATGGAACAATCGATTACATCGAGTTTATTACTGCAACAATGCATAGACATCGGCTTGAAAGGGATGAGCATCTCTTTAAAGCTTTTCAGTATTTTGACAAGGACCATAGTGG CTTCATCACGAGAGATGAATTGGAAAGCGCCATGAAGGAGTATGGTATGGGTGATGAGGCGACCATAAAGGAAATAATTGCAGAGGTGGACACTGACAAT GATGGTAGGATCAATTATGAGGAGTTCTGTGCTATGATGAGAAGTGGAACACAACCACAGCCGAAGCTTTTCTAG
- the LOC107794521 gene encoding uncharacterized protein LOC107794521 isoform X1, whose translation MEKISQVMQQNEVMKKGLRKLMLMFMLEWKTFEEESDMTSKCLQECFNELEVREKYLTSVQESVAEGSKELDLIRESLEQRRKEVETKEEEFCAFQEREIRDLECKWQDFIFAKKGFDEAVKLREEKLIEQEKIGERLLEEIGFEHKQLENFCKSSFTEICMKAKEFEELLEKLNKIQSLIRKESDVLQLKERNFAERMEEFQVKENNLQSTEKELEIKVRSLDTVKKELREKEHYLDSIQKELREKETTLDSVKTKLTIKEDHLTSVKKELEDKDKGLDTIKKKLELRKQDLNFFEEILQLREGGLNSIQEAYRQRSEDLDSREKKLNLVHGEFQLEKEKFQTEQGFFKKKLKDVALKEKQVEVKFRELEQREKHMEDRFKVLEDKMKQLKTIGNVPKKTESIYLYNVEVERVGAISSSSADIKLVATMDGRTLQIFLNEHANKLDSLSDDVFRSLQLSRNPAQLVLDAMEGFYPPHLMNGDTEFEGSVVKHTCIFLLEQLIRVSPKIQPIVRRRARKLAREWKAKMRAMTGDQLEILGFLYLLASYGLVSSFDADGLMNLLTVVAEHNKSMELCRLLGFTEKIPCFIQNLIAKQKHLEAVEYAYAFELTGHFQPIPILKDYLKQVMQISECVCIGETCSVKEKNEAIEQSVASIRAVIRCIMDHELQSQYPPSQLEECIESLTRQKANVTASSVISEAQLKQVVSISPSVPTDTKALSSTSFSGTASTCMLGHSDAMAAILVSMGGKNLQNFLYNHWNEQELLRIEISRALKMSCDSGLLVLEALEGFYPPEPHNEEILFDRSVIRKSCILLLEQLMRLSPEIKPKAKLEAHKLAFDWKAKMIAETENYLAILGFLLLVGAYGLASSFDKYELESLCHTVAQDENAYQNFHVPGIAGENPQIEKSMDPSKTEPLCDNVELKSKARDLTSACSLSFIHCASDPAKVVLDALRKCRSANLGKCKYGPSSLMKRFSDLLEHLREVSPEITTQVKIEAIVLAVEWRETLTGSQLNHSEVIGFLQLLATFELSSSYDSDELLGLLEIVYQSRRAINLFKIQRLADKIPGFIENLIRRKQWLLAIRYIYVYELVDLFPPVPLLKDFVLYSEELAKKIHDNGLGSREAQEKAINCEISALIAAVKRILWHNLQSEYSPDHLRARIAKLRRQMADLRIPNQHSGFTTKSQVDDRDEGTLCAPISQVQKAVMKKRLASATEGVIVHESQQQRKLKRVCQLPERTEVGPDAIICNASLSSSVQSSSQPTSADGQISTATPNYSEKVFSQRLEGCPEDDQICDSGQASSQLFGDSHAYDDTEVEAEVPVQINPVYHSGQNLVPKLQELLSKLKNSLSSSGKTEDHERT comes from the exons ATGGAGAAGATATCTCAAGTTATGCAACAGAATGAGGTAATGAAGAAGGGTTTAAGGAAATTAATGTTGATGTTTATGCTGGAGTGGAAGACTTTTGAGGAGGAGTCTGATATGACCAGCAAGTGTTTGCAAGAATGCTTCAATGAACTTGAGGTCAGGGAGAAGTACTTGACCTCAGTACAAGAATCGGTGGCTGAGGGCTCTAAGGAACTTGACTTGATCAGGGAATCTTTAGAGCAGAGACGGAAAGAAGTTGAAACAAAAGAAGAGGAGTTTTGTGCATTCCAAGAAAGAGAAATCAGGGATTTGGAATGCAAGTGGCAAGACTTCATTTTTGCCAAAAAGGGATTCGATGAAGCTGTGaaattgagagaggagaagctgaTCGAGCAAGAAAAGATTGGGGAACGCCTTTTGGAGGAAATAGGATTTGAGCATAAGCAGTTGGAGAATTTTTGCAAGTCTAGTTTTACGGAGATTTGTATGAAGGCCAAGGAGTTTGAGGAGCTCTTGGAGAAGTTGAATAAGATTCAGAGTTTGATTCGCAAAGAATCAGATGTCCTTCAGTTGAAAGAGAGAAATTTCGCTGAACGAATGGAAGAATTTCaagttaaggaaaataatttaCAGTCGACGGAGAaggaacttgaaataaaagtaaGGAGCTTGGACACCGTGAAGAAGGAACTTAGAGAAAAGGAACATTACCTAGATTCCATTCAGAAGGAACTAAGAGAGAAGGAAACTACTTTGGATTCTGTAAAGACAAAACTTACTATCAAGGAAGACCACCTGACCTCAGTGAAGAAGGAACTGGAGGACAAGGACAAGGGTCTGGATACAATTAAGAAGAAACTTGAACTCCGCAAGCAGGACTTGAATTTTTTCGAGGAAATACTCCAACTAAGGGAGGGAGGGCTCAATTCTATTCAAGAGGCATATAGGCAGCGATCAGAAGATCTTGATTCTAGGGAGAAGAAACTGAATTTGGTTCATGGTGAGTTtcaattagaaaaggaaaaattcCAAACAGAACAAGGATTCTTCAAGAAAAAACTGAAAGATGTAGCACTTAAAGAGAAACAGGTTGAGGTGAAATTTAGAGAGCTTGAACAAAGAGAAAAGCACATGGAAGATCGGTTTAAAGTGCTTGAGGATAAAATGAAGCAACTGAAAACTATTGGTAATGTCCCTAAGAAGACTGAGTCTATTTATTTATACAATGTAGAAGTGGAAAGAGTTGGTGCTATCTCTAGTAGTTCTGCTGATATAAAACTTGTTGCGACAATGGACGGGAGGACTTTACAGATATTCTTAAATGAGCACGCAAACAAGCTAGATTCGTTGTCTGATGATGTTTTCAGGTCCCTTCAATTGTCTCGCAACCCTGCACAGTTGGTGCTTGATGCAATGGAAGGGTTCTATCCTCCCCACTTGATGAACGGAGATACAGAGTTTGAGGGCAGTGTTGTCAAGCATACCTGCATTTTTCTATTAGAGCAGTTAATTAGAGTATCACCGAAGATTCAACCTATTGTGCGCAGAAGAGCAAGGAAACTTGCGAGAGAGTGGAAGGCTAAAATGAGGGCAATGACTGGGGATCAACTAGAGATCTTGGGCTTCTTGTATCTGTTGGCTTCTTATGGTCTGGTCTCTTCCTTTGATGCGGATGGGCTTATGAACCTGCTGACTGTTGTTGCTGAGCATAACAAGTCAATGGAGTTGTGTCGTCTTCTTGGTTTCACAGAGAAGATTCCTT GTTTCATCCAGAACCTCATAGCCAAGCAAAAGCATCTTGAAGCTGTTGAATATGCTTATGCTTTTGAGCTCACAGGCCATTTCCAACCAATACCTATTCTCAAAGACTACTTGAAACAAGTTATGCAGATTTCTGAGTGCGTTTGTATTGGAGAAACGTGCTCAGTCAAAGAAAAG AATGAAGCCATTGAACAGAGTGTAGCTTCCATTAGAGCTGTTATCAGATGCATTATGGATCACGAGCTTCAATCTCAATACCCGCCTTCACAGCTTGAAGAGTGTATAGAATCCCTCACAAGGCAGAAGGCAAATGTAACCGCATCATCTGTCATTTCTGAGGCTCAGCTGAAACAGGTGGTATCAATTAGTCCATCTGTCCCCACTGATACCAAGGCCCTCAGCTCTACCTCATTCTCTGGAACGGCCTCCACTTGCATGTTAGGTCATTCCGATGCTATGGCTGCCATCCTTGTGAGCATGGGCGGAAAGAATTTGCAGAATTTTTTATACAATCATTGGAATGAGCAGGAGTTGTTGCGCATTGAAATATCTAGAGCTCTCAAAATGTCATGTGACTCAGGATTGCTTGTATTGGAAGCACTTGAAGGATTTTATCCTCCGGAACCTCATAATGAAGAAATTTTATTTGATCGTAGTGTTATCAGGAAAAGTTGCATTCTTCTACTGGAACAGTTGATGAGGCTCTCACCAGAGATTAAACCAAAAGCCAAACTGGAAGCACACAAGCTTGCATTTGACTGGAAAGCAAAGATGATAGCTGAAACAGAAAACTATCTGGCAATATTGGGTTTTCTGCTTCTAGTAGGTGCCTATGGCTTGGCATCTTCCTTCGATAAATATGAGCTTGAGAGTTTGTGCCACACTGTAGCACAGGATGAGAATGCATATCAGAATTTTCATGTACCGGGTATTGCAG GAGAAAATCCCCAGATTGAGAAATCTATGGATCCCTCTAAAACTGAACCTCTTTGCGACAATGTGGAATTGAAAAGCAAGGCACGCGATTTAACCTCTGCTTGTTCCTTAAGTTTTATTCATTGTGCATCAGATCCTGCAAAGGTTGTCTTAGATGCATTGCGGAAATGTCGTTCTGCCAACTTGGGGAAGTGTAAATATGGCCCATCATCACTTATGAAGAGGTTCTCTGATTTGTTGGAACATCTGAGAGAAGTTTCTCCAGAAATAACAACTCAGGTTAAAATAGAGGCAATTGTGCTTGCTGTTGAGTGGCGAGAAACATTGACCGGATCGCAGCTGAATCATTCAGAGGTCATTGGCTTTTTGCAACTTTTAGCTACTTTTGAATTGTCATCCTCTTATGATTCAGATGAGCTTCTAGGTCTATTGGAGATTGTTTACCAGTCTAGAAGGGCAATTAATCTGTTCAAAATCCAAAGATTAGCAGATAAGATCCCAG GCTTTATCGAAAATCTGATAAGGAGAAAACAATGGCTGCTGGCTATTAGATACATCTATGTATATGAACTTGTTGACTTGTTTCCACCTGTGCCCCTTCTTAAAGACTTCGTGCTATACTCAGAAGAGCTAGCCAAGAAAATACATGATAATGGACTCGGTTCTCGTGAAGCCCAA GAAAAAGCTATAAATTGTGAAATATCTGCATTGATAGCTGCAGTAAAACGCATATTGTGGCACAACCTTCAATCAGAATACTCACCTGACCACCTTAGAGCTCGTATTGCAAAGCTTCGAAGGCAGATGGCAGACCTAAGGATCCCAAACCAACACTCCGGCTTCACTACTAAGTCTCAAGTTGACGACAGAGATGAAGGAACTCTATGTGCTCCGATTTCTCAAGTGCAAAAAGCTGTCATGAAAAAACGTCTTGCCTCAGCTACAGAGGGTGTTATTGTACATGAGTCCCAACAACAGCGAAAACTTAAGCGTGTTTGCCAGTTACCCGAGCGGACAGAAGTTGGTCCAGATGCCATCATTTGCAATGCTTCTCTATCATCTTCTGTGCAATCATCTTCTCAACCCACATCGGCAGATGGCCAAATTAGTACTGCGACACCAAACTACTCTGAAAAAGTGTTTTCTCAGCGCTTAGAGGGCTGCCCTGAAGATGACCAGATTTGTGATTCTGGACAAGCATCTTCCCAACTATTTGGTGATTCACATGCTTATGATGATACTGAGGTTGAAGCTGAAGTACCGGTTCAGATAAACCCAGTTTATCATTCTGGGCAAAATTTGGTGCCAAAACTTCAGGAGCTACTGAGTAAGCTCAAGAATTCTTTGTCCAGCTCAGGGAAGACTGAAGATCATGAGAGGACGTAG
- the LOC107794521 gene encoding uncharacterized protein LOC107794521 isoform X2, with amino-acid sequence MEKISQVMQQNEVMKKGLRKLMLMFMLEWKTFEEESDMTSKCLQECFNELEVREKYLTSVQESVAEGSKELDLIRESLEQRRKEVETKEEEFCAFQEREIRDLECKWQDFIFAKKGFDEAVKLREEKLIEQEKIGERLLEEIGFEHKQLENFCKSSFTEICMKAKEFEELLEKLNKIQSLIRKESDVLQLKERNFAERMEEFQVKENNLQSTEKELEIKVRSLDTVKKELREKEHYLDSIQKELREKETTLDSVKTKLTIKEDHLTSVKKELEDKDKGLDTIKKKLELRKQDLNFFEEILQLREGGLNSIQEAYRQRSEDLDSREKKLNLVHGEFQLEKEKFQTEQGFFKKKLKDVALKEKQVEVKFRELEQREKHMEDRFKVLEDKMKQLKTIGNVPKKTESIYLYNVEVERVGAISSSSADIKLVATMDGRTLQIFLNEHANKLDSLSDDVFRSLQLSRNPAQLVLDAMEGFYPPHLMNGDTEFEGSVVKHTCIFLLEQLIRVSPKIQPIVRRRARKLAREWKAKMRAMTGDQLEILGFLYLLASYGLVSSFDADGLMNLLTVVAEHNKSMELCRLLGFTEKIPCFIQNLIAKQKHLEAVEYAYAFELTGHFQPIPILKDYLKQVMQISECVCIGETCSVKEKNEAIEQSVASIRAVIRCIMDHELQSQYPPSQLEECIESLTRQKANVTASSVISEAQLKQVVSISPSVPTDTKALSSTSFSGTASTCMLGHSDAMAAILVSMGGKNLQNFLYNHWNEQELLRIEISRALKMSCDSGLLVLEALEGFYPPEPHNEEILFDRSVIRKSCILLLEQLMRLSPEIKPKAKLEAHKLAFDWKAKMIAETENYLAILGFLLLVGAYGLASSFDKYELESLCHTVAQDENAYQNFHVPGIAGENPQIEKSMDPSKTEPLCDNVELKSKARDLTSACSLSFIHCASDPAKVVLDALRKCRSANLGKCKYGPSSLMKRFSDLLEHLREVSPEITTQVKIEAIVLAVEWRETLTGSQLNHSEVIGFLQLLATFELSSSYDSDELLGLLEIVYQSRRAINLFKIQRLADKIPGFIENLIRRKQWLLAIRYIYVYELVDLFPPVPLLKDFVLYSEELAKKIHDNGLGSREAQLQ; translated from the exons ATGGAGAAGATATCTCAAGTTATGCAACAGAATGAGGTAATGAAGAAGGGTTTAAGGAAATTAATGTTGATGTTTATGCTGGAGTGGAAGACTTTTGAGGAGGAGTCTGATATGACCAGCAAGTGTTTGCAAGAATGCTTCAATGAACTTGAGGTCAGGGAGAAGTACTTGACCTCAGTACAAGAATCGGTGGCTGAGGGCTCTAAGGAACTTGACTTGATCAGGGAATCTTTAGAGCAGAGACGGAAAGAAGTTGAAACAAAAGAAGAGGAGTTTTGTGCATTCCAAGAAAGAGAAATCAGGGATTTGGAATGCAAGTGGCAAGACTTCATTTTTGCCAAAAAGGGATTCGATGAAGCTGTGaaattgagagaggagaagctgaTCGAGCAAGAAAAGATTGGGGAACGCCTTTTGGAGGAAATAGGATTTGAGCATAAGCAGTTGGAGAATTTTTGCAAGTCTAGTTTTACGGAGATTTGTATGAAGGCCAAGGAGTTTGAGGAGCTCTTGGAGAAGTTGAATAAGATTCAGAGTTTGATTCGCAAAGAATCAGATGTCCTTCAGTTGAAAGAGAGAAATTTCGCTGAACGAATGGAAGAATTTCaagttaaggaaaataatttaCAGTCGACGGAGAaggaacttgaaataaaagtaaGGAGCTTGGACACCGTGAAGAAGGAACTTAGAGAAAAGGAACATTACCTAGATTCCATTCAGAAGGAACTAAGAGAGAAGGAAACTACTTTGGATTCTGTAAAGACAAAACTTACTATCAAGGAAGACCACCTGACCTCAGTGAAGAAGGAACTGGAGGACAAGGACAAGGGTCTGGATACAATTAAGAAGAAACTTGAACTCCGCAAGCAGGACTTGAATTTTTTCGAGGAAATACTCCAACTAAGGGAGGGAGGGCTCAATTCTATTCAAGAGGCATATAGGCAGCGATCAGAAGATCTTGATTCTAGGGAGAAGAAACTGAATTTGGTTCATGGTGAGTTtcaattagaaaaggaaaaattcCAAACAGAACAAGGATTCTTCAAGAAAAAACTGAAAGATGTAGCACTTAAAGAGAAACAGGTTGAGGTGAAATTTAGAGAGCTTGAACAAAGAGAAAAGCACATGGAAGATCGGTTTAAAGTGCTTGAGGATAAAATGAAGCAACTGAAAACTATTGGTAATGTCCCTAAGAAGACTGAGTCTATTTATTTATACAATGTAGAAGTGGAAAGAGTTGGTGCTATCTCTAGTAGTTCTGCTGATATAAAACTTGTTGCGACAATGGACGGGAGGACTTTACAGATATTCTTAAATGAGCACGCAAACAAGCTAGATTCGTTGTCTGATGATGTTTTCAGGTCCCTTCAATTGTCTCGCAACCCTGCACAGTTGGTGCTTGATGCAATGGAAGGGTTCTATCCTCCCCACTTGATGAACGGAGATACAGAGTTTGAGGGCAGTGTTGTCAAGCATACCTGCATTTTTCTATTAGAGCAGTTAATTAGAGTATCACCGAAGATTCAACCTATTGTGCGCAGAAGAGCAAGGAAACTTGCGAGAGAGTGGAAGGCTAAAATGAGGGCAATGACTGGGGATCAACTAGAGATCTTGGGCTTCTTGTATCTGTTGGCTTCTTATGGTCTGGTCTCTTCCTTTGATGCGGATGGGCTTATGAACCTGCTGACTGTTGTTGCTGAGCATAACAAGTCAATGGAGTTGTGTCGTCTTCTTGGTTTCACAGAGAAGATTCCTT GTTTCATCCAGAACCTCATAGCCAAGCAAAAGCATCTTGAAGCTGTTGAATATGCTTATGCTTTTGAGCTCACAGGCCATTTCCAACCAATACCTATTCTCAAAGACTACTTGAAACAAGTTATGCAGATTTCTGAGTGCGTTTGTATTGGAGAAACGTGCTCAGTCAAAGAAAAG AATGAAGCCATTGAACAGAGTGTAGCTTCCATTAGAGCTGTTATCAGATGCATTATGGATCACGAGCTTCAATCTCAATACCCGCCTTCACAGCTTGAAGAGTGTATAGAATCCCTCACAAGGCAGAAGGCAAATGTAACCGCATCATCTGTCATTTCTGAGGCTCAGCTGAAACAGGTGGTATCAATTAGTCCATCTGTCCCCACTGATACCAAGGCCCTCAGCTCTACCTCATTCTCTGGAACGGCCTCCACTTGCATGTTAGGTCATTCCGATGCTATGGCTGCCATCCTTGTGAGCATGGGCGGAAAGAATTTGCAGAATTTTTTATACAATCATTGGAATGAGCAGGAGTTGTTGCGCATTGAAATATCTAGAGCTCTCAAAATGTCATGTGACTCAGGATTGCTTGTATTGGAAGCACTTGAAGGATTTTATCCTCCGGAACCTCATAATGAAGAAATTTTATTTGATCGTAGTGTTATCAGGAAAAGTTGCATTCTTCTACTGGAACAGTTGATGAGGCTCTCACCAGAGATTAAACCAAAAGCCAAACTGGAAGCACACAAGCTTGCATTTGACTGGAAAGCAAAGATGATAGCTGAAACAGAAAACTATCTGGCAATATTGGGTTTTCTGCTTCTAGTAGGTGCCTATGGCTTGGCATCTTCCTTCGATAAATATGAGCTTGAGAGTTTGTGCCACACTGTAGCACAGGATGAGAATGCATATCAGAATTTTCATGTACCGGGTATTGCAG GAGAAAATCCCCAGATTGAGAAATCTATGGATCCCTCTAAAACTGAACCTCTTTGCGACAATGTGGAATTGAAAAGCAAGGCACGCGATTTAACCTCTGCTTGTTCCTTAAGTTTTATTCATTGTGCATCAGATCCTGCAAAGGTTGTCTTAGATGCATTGCGGAAATGTCGTTCTGCCAACTTGGGGAAGTGTAAATATGGCCCATCATCACTTATGAAGAGGTTCTCTGATTTGTTGGAACATCTGAGAGAAGTTTCTCCAGAAATAACAACTCAGGTTAAAATAGAGGCAATTGTGCTTGCTGTTGAGTGGCGAGAAACATTGACCGGATCGCAGCTGAATCATTCAGAGGTCATTGGCTTTTTGCAACTTTTAGCTACTTTTGAATTGTCATCCTCTTATGATTCAGATGAGCTTCTAGGTCTATTGGAGATTGTTTACCAGTCTAGAAGGGCAATTAATCTGTTCAAAATCCAAAGATTAGCAGATAAGATCCCAG GCTTTATCGAAAATCTGATAAGGAGAAAACAATGGCTGCTGGCTATTAGATACATCTATGTATATGAACTTGTTGACTTGTTTCCACCTGTGCCCCTTCTTAAAGACTTCGTGCTATACTCAGAAGAGCTAGCCAAGAAAATACATGATAATGGACTCGGTTCTCGTGAAGCCCAA CTGCAGTAA